One segment of Cervus canadensis isolate Bull #8, Minnesota chromosome 32, ASM1932006v1, whole genome shotgun sequence DNA contains the following:
- the LOC122433422 gene encoding glycine-rich cell wall structural protein-like isoform X36, protein MSAWAFPAALLLLGLTSESLQGGVPPSSLGLGKGYGPPSGLGAGFGNGRGLGAQPGPPAQNGYGTGIGGGAKPRKPGVSPGFRNGNGLGVGTLPGAAAQPGFGRGPKLQQLGYGNALGAGAFPGLGAQPGFGGRNGIGVGAFPGAGIGGGVKPQKPGPIAGNGLGAGAFPGAGAQPALSGFPVSPLTGLAAPNGFGPGFGGGGKPQKPGFGTRDGTQPGLGAGGLKLQKPGPPAQNGYGAGFGGGVNTQKPGFGNGNGLGAQPGPAIPQGYGAGLAAGMKPQKPGPAAPVGYGPGVAEAMKPQKPVYRNGLGAGAFPGQGAQPGLGGSVSPLKPGYLPLGNGPQLLPGLGVGLKPQKPGYGNGNGLGAQPVPTPALQWGPKPQEAGYQLQNGYGPGAGLGFGGGLRPQKVGLGYGNSNGGLGAGVFPEAHPQPGFPGADGFLNGQAGGLRGFPWPSLGPWGAALKPRYGAGGTYPEVGSQPGPYGQLRPELGPGPLGGPEVKRGSNGPLGNGFGGR, encoded by the exons ATGAGCGCTTGGGCCTTCCCTGCAGCCCTTCTCCTGCTCGGCCTGACCTCTGAAAGCCTGCAAGGCG GGGTCCCTCCATCGTCTCTGGGCCTGGGGAAAG GCTACGGCCCCCCCAGTGGTCTAGGAGCAG GTTTCGGGAATGGGCGTGGGCTGGGAGCCCAGCCAG GCCCTCCAGCTCAGAATGGCTACGGAACAG GCATTGGAGGGGGCGCGAAGCCCCGGAAGCCGG GTGTCTCTCCAGGGTTTAGGAACGGGAACGGGCTGGGAGTCGGGACCCTCCCGGGTGCTGCTGCCCAGCCAG gcttTGGAAGGGGGCCGAAACTCCAGCAGCTAG GATACGGAAATGCGCTGGGAGCTGGTGCCTTCCCGGGGCTGGGAGCCCAGCCAG GATTCGGGGGTCGAAATGGTATCGGTGTTGGGGCTTTTCCCGGAGCAG GAATTGGAGGGGGCGTGAAGCCTCAGAAGCCAG GACCCATCGCTGGGaatgggctgggggctggggcctTCCCCGGAGCTGGAGCCCAGCCAG CATTGTCTGGATTTCCTGTGTCCCCCCTCACAGGTCTTGCAGCTCCAAATGGCTTTGGACCAG GCTTTGGAGGGGGCGGGAAACCCCAGAAGCCAG GATTCGGGACCAGGGACGGCACCCAGCCAG GCCTTGGAGCAGGAGGGCTGAAACTTCAGAAGCCAG gCCCCCCGGCTCAGAATGGCTACGGAGCAG GCTTTGGAGGGGGTGTGAACACTCAGAAGCCAG GATTTGGGAACGGGAATGGCCTGGGAGCTCAGCCAG GCCCAGCAATACCGCAGGGATATGGAGCAG GCCTGGCGGCCGGCATGAAGCCGCAGAAGCCAG GACCTGCAGCTCCCGTCGGCTATGGCCCAG GAGTTGCTGAGGCCATGAAGCCTCAGAAGCCAG TTTACAGGAatgggctgggagctggagcctTCCCAGGCCAAGGGGCCCAGCCAG GCCTGGGAGGGAGCGTGAGCCCTCTGAAGCCAG GATACTTGCCGCTGGGGAACGGGCCGCAGCTCCTCCCAG GTCTCGGAGTGGGTCTGAAACCTCAGAAGCCAG GATATGGCAACGGCAATGGGCTGGGGGCCCAGCCAG TGCCTACTCCGGCCCTCCAGTGGGGACCGAAACCTCAGGAAGCAG GGTACCAGCTTCAAAATGGCTACGGACCAGGAGCAGGACTGG GCTTTGGTGGGGGCCTCAGGCCCCAGAAAGTCG GCTTGGGCTATGGCAACAGCAACGGTGGTCTGGGAGCTGGGGTCTTCCCTGAGGCCCACCCACAGCCAG GGTTCCCGGGGGCCGATGGCTTTCTGAACG gtcagGCTGGGGGCCTGAGGGGCTTTCCCTGGCCCTCCCTCGGGCCCTGGGGGGCTGCCTTGAAGCCTAGATACGGGGCTGGAGGCACATACCCAGAGGTCGGGAGTCAACCAG ggCCCTATGGGCAGCTGAGGCCagagctgggccctgggccctTGG GAGGCCCTGAGGTGAAGAGAGGCAGCAATGGCCCGCTGGGAAATGGCTTTGGAG GCCGCTGA
- the LOC122433422 gene encoding fibroin heavy chain-like isoform X21 codes for MSAWAFPAALLLLGLTSESLQGGVPPSSLGLGKGYGPPSGLGAGFGNGRGLGAQPGPPAQNGYGTGIGGGAKPRKPGVSPGFRNGNGLGVGTLPGAAAQPGFGRGPKLQQLGYGNALGAGAFPGLGAQPGFGGRNGIGVGAFPGAGIGGGVKPQKPGPIAGNGLGAGAFPGAGAQPALSGFPVSPLTGLAAPNGFGPGFGGGGKPQKPGFGTRDGTQPGLGAGGLKLQKPGPPAQNGYGAGFGGGVNTQKPGPAIPQGYGAGYGNGNGLGARPGPAADNGYGAGLAAGMKPQKPGFGNGNGLGVQPGPAAPVGYGPGVAEAMKPQKPVYRNGLGAGAFPGQGAQPGLGGSVSPLKPGYLPLGNGPQLLPGLGVGLKPQKPGYGNGNGLGAQPVPTPALQWGPKPQEAGYQLQNGYGPGAGLGFGGGLRPQKVGLGYGNSNGGLGAGVFPEAHPQPGFPGADGFLNGQAGGLRGFPWPSLGPWGAALKPRYGAGGTYPEVGSQPGPYGQLRPELGPGPLGGPEVKRGSNGPLGNGFGGR; via the exons ATGAGCGCTTGGGCCTTCCCTGCAGCCCTTCTCCTGCTCGGCCTGACCTCTGAAAGCCTGCAAGGCG GGGTCCCTCCATCGTCTCTGGGCCTGGGGAAAG GCTACGGCCCCCCCAGTGGTCTAGGAGCAG GTTTCGGGAATGGGCGTGGGCTGGGAGCCCAGCCAG GCCCTCCAGCTCAGAATGGCTACGGAACAG GCATTGGAGGGGGCGCGAAGCCCCGGAAGCCGG GTGTCTCTCCAGGGTTTAGGAACGGGAACGGGCTGGGAGTCGGGACCCTCCCGGGTGCTGCTGCCCAGCCAG gcttTGGAAGGGGGCCGAAACTCCAGCAGCTAG GATACGGAAATGCGCTGGGAGCTGGTGCCTTCCCGGGGCTGGGAGCCCAGCCAG GATTCGGGGGTCGAAATGGTATCGGTGTTGGGGCTTTTCCCGGAGCAG GAATTGGAGGGGGCGTGAAGCCTCAGAAGCCAG GACCCATCGCTGGGaatgggctgggggctggggcctTCCCCGGAGCTGGAGCCCAGCCAG CATTGTCTGGATTTCCTGTGTCCCCCCTCACAGGTCTTGCAGCTCCAAATGGCTTTGGACCAG GCTTTGGAGGGGGCGGGAAACCCCAGAAGCCAG GATTCGGGACCAGGGACGGCACCCAGCCAG GCCTTGGAGCAGGAGGGCTGAAACTTCAGAAGCCAG gCCCCCCGGCTCAGAATGGCTACGGAGCAG GCTTTGGAGGGGGTGTGAACACTCAGAAGCCAG GCCCAGCAATACCGCAGGGATATGGAGCAG GATATGGTAACGGGAACGGACTGGGAGCCAGGCCAG GCCCTGCGGCTGACAACGGCTATGGAGCAG GCCTGGCGGCCGGCATGAAGCCGCAGAAGCCAG gattTGGGAACGGCAACGGACTGGGCGTCCAGCCGG GACCTGCAGCTCCCGTCGGCTATGGCCCAG GAGTTGCTGAGGCCATGAAGCCTCAGAAGCCAG TTTACAGGAatgggctgggagctggagcctTCCCAGGCCAAGGGGCCCAGCCAG GCCTGGGAGGGAGCGTGAGCCCTCTGAAGCCAG GATACTTGCCGCTGGGGAACGGGCCGCAGCTCCTCCCAG GTCTCGGAGTGGGTCTGAAACCTCAGAAGCCAG GATATGGCAACGGCAATGGGCTGGGGGCCCAGCCAG TGCCTACTCCGGCCCTCCAGTGGGGACCGAAACCTCAGGAAGCAG GGTACCAGCTTCAAAATGGCTACGGACCAGGAGCAGGACTGG GCTTTGGTGGGGGCCTCAGGCCCCAGAAAGTCG GCTTGGGCTATGGCAACAGCAACGGTGGTCTGGGAGCTGGGGTCTTCCCTGAGGCCCACCCACAGCCAG GGTTCCCGGGGGCCGATGGCTTTCTGAACG gtcagGCTGGGGGCCTGAGGGGCTTTCCCTGGCCCTCCCTCGGGCCCTGGGGGGCTGCCTTGAAGCCTAGATACGGGGCTGGAGGCACATACCCAGAGGTCGGGAGTCAACCAG ggCCCTATGGGCAGCTGAGGCCagagctgggccctgggccctTGG GAGGCCCTGAGGTGAAGAGAGGCAGCAATGGCCCGCTGGGAAATGGCTTTGGAG GCCGCTGA
- the LOC122433422 gene encoding glycine-rich cell wall structural protein 1-like isoform X16 has protein sequence MSAWAFPAALLLLGLTSESLQGGVPPSSLGLGKGYGPPSGLGAGFGNGRGLGAQPGPPAQNGYGTGIGGGAKPRKPGVSPGFRNGNGLGVGTLPGAAAQPGFGRGPKLQQLGYGNALGAGAFPGLGAQPGFGGRNGIGVGAFPGAGIGGGVKPQKPGPIAGNGLGAGAFPGAGAQPALSGFPVSPLTGLAAPNGFGPGFGGGGKPQKPGFGTRDGTQPGLGAGGLKLQKPGPPAQNGYGAGFGGGVNTQKPGFGNGNGLGAQPGPAIPQGYGAGYGNGNGLGARPGLAAGMKPQKPGFGNGNGLGVQPGPAAPVGYGPGVAEAMKPQKPVYRNGLGAGAFPGQGAQPGLGGSVSPLKPGYLPLGNGPQLLPGLGVGLKPQKPGYGNGNGLGAQPVPTPALQWGPKPQEAGYQLQNGYGPGAGLGFGGGLRPQKVGLGYGNSNGGLGAGVFPEAHPQPGFPGADGFLNGQAGGLRGFPWPSLGPWGAALKPRYGAGGTYPEVGSQPGPYGQLRPELGPGPLGGPEVKRGSNGPLGNGFGGR, from the exons ATGAGCGCTTGGGCCTTCCCTGCAGCCCTTCTCCTGCTCGGCCTGACCTCTGAAAGCCTGCAAGGCG GGGTCCCTCCATCGTCTCTGGGCCTGGGGAAAG GCTACGGCCCCCCCAGTGGTCTAGGAGCAG GTTTCGGGAATGGGCGTGGGCTGGGAGCCCAGCCAG GCCCTCCAGCTCAGAATGGCTACGGAACAG GCATTGGAGGGGGCGCGAAGCCCCGGAAGCCGG GTGTCTCTCCAGGGTTTAGGAACGGGAACGGGCTGGGAGTCGGGACCCTCCCGGGTGCTGCTGCCCAGCCAG gcttTGGAAGGGGGCCGAAACTCCAGCAGCTAG GATACGGAAATGCGCTGGGAGCTGGTGCCTTCCCGGGGCTGGGAGCCCAGCCAG GATTCGGGGGTCGAAATGGTATCGGTGTTGGGGCTTTTCCCGGAGCAG GAATTGGAGGGGGCGTGAAGCCTCAGAAGCCAG GACCCATCGCTGGGaatgggctgggggctggggcctTCCCCGGAGCTGGAGCCCAGCCAG CATTGTCTGGATTTCCTGTGTCCCCCCTCACAGGTCTTGCAGCTCCAAATGGCTTTGGACCAG GCTTTGGAGGGGGCGGGAAACCCCAGAAGCCAG GATTCGGGACCAGGGACGGCACCCAGCCAG GCCTTGGAGCAGGAGGGCTGAAACTTCAGAAGCCAG gCCCCCCGGCTCAGAATGGCTACGGAGCAG GCTTTGGAGGGGGTGTGAACACTCAGAAGCCAG GATTTGGGAACGGGAATGGCCTGGGAGCTCAGCCAG GCCCAGCAATACCGCAGGGATATGGAGCAG GATATGGTAACGGGAACGGACTGGGAGCCAGGCCAG GCCTGGCGGCCGGCATGAAGCCGCAGAAGCCAG gattTGGGAACGGCAACGGACTGGGCGTCCAGCCGG GACCTGCAGCTCCCGTCGGCTATGGCCCAG GAGTTGCTGAGGCCATGAAGCCTCAGAAGCCAG TTTACAGGAatgggctgggagctggagcctTCCCAGGCCAAGGGGCCCAGCCAG GCCTGGGAGGGAGCGTGAGCCCTCTGAAGCCAG GATACTTGCCGCTGGGGAACGGGCCGCAGCTCCTCCCAG GTCTCGGAGTGGGTCTGAAACCTCAGAAGCCAG GATATGGCAACGGCAATGGGCTGGGGGCCCAGCCAG TGCCTACTCCGGCCCTCCAGTGGGGACCGAAACCTCAGGAAGCAG GGTACCAGCTTCAAAATGGCTACGGACCAGGAGCAGGACTGG GCTTTGGTGGGGGCCTCAGGCCCCAGAAAGTCG GCTTGGGCTATGGCAACAGCAACGGTGGTCTGGGAGCTGGGGTCTTCCCTGAGGCCCACCCACAGCCAG GGTTCCCGGGGGCCGATGGCTTTCTGAACG gtcagGCTGGGGGCCTGAGGGGCTTTCCCTGGCCCTCCCTCGGGCCCTGGGGGGCTGCCTTGAAGCCTAGATACGGGGCTGGAGGCACATACCCAGAGGTCGGGAGTCAACCAG ggCCCTATGGGCAGCTGAGGCCagagctgggccctgggccctTGG GAGGCCCTGAGGTGAAGAGAGGCAGCAATGGCCCGCTGGGAAATGGCTTTGGAG GCCGCTGA
- the LOC122433422 gene encoding fibroin heavy chain-like isoform X19, whose amino-acid sequence MSAWAFPAALLLLGLTSESLQGGVPPSSLGLGKGYGPPSGLGAGFGNGRGLGAQPGPPAQNGYGTGIGGGAKPRKPGVSPGFRNGNGLGVGTLPGAAAQPGFGRGPKLQQLGYGNALGAGAFPGLGAQPGFGGRNGIGVGAFPGAGIGGGVKPQKPGPIAGNGLGAGAFPGAGAQPALSGFPVSPLTGLAAPNGFGPGFGGGGKPQKPGFGTRDGTQPGLGAGGLKLQKPGPPAQNGYGAGFGGGVNTQKPGFGNGNGLGAQPGPAIPQGYGAGYGNGNGLGARPGPAADNGYGAGLAAGMKPQKPGPAAPVGYGPGVAEAMKPQKPVYRNGLGAGAFPGQGAQPGLGGSVSPLKPGYLPLGNGPQLLPGLGVGLKPQKPGYGNGNGLGAQPVPTPALQWGPKPQEAGYQLQNGYGPGAGLGFGGGLRPQKVGLGYGNSNGGLGAGVFPEAHPQPGFPGADGFLNGQAGGLRGFPWPSLGPWGAALKPRYGAGGTYPEVGSQPGPYGQLRPELGPGPLGGPEVKRGSNGPLGNGFGGR is encoded by the exons ATGAGCGCTTGGGCCTTCCCTGCAGCCCTTCTCCTGCTCGGCCTGACCTCTGAAAGCCTGCAAGGCG GGGTCCCTCCATCGTCTCTGGGCCTGGGGAAAG GCTACGGCCCCCCCAGTGGTCTAGGAGCAG GTTTCGGGAATGGGCGTGGGCTGGGAGCCCAGCCAG GCCCTCCAGCTCAGAATGGCTACGGAACAG GCATTGGAGGGGGCGCGAAGCCCCGGAAGCCGG GTGTCTCTCCAGGGTTTAGGAACGGGAACGGGCTGGGAGTCGGGACCCTCCCGGGTGCTGCTGCCCAGCCAG gcttTGGAAGGGGGCCGAAACTCCAGCAGCTAG GATACGGAAATGCGCTGGGAGCTGGTGCCTTCCCGGGGCTGGGAGCCCAGCCAG GATTCGGGGGTCGAAATGGTATCGGTGTTGGGGCTTTTCCCGGAGCAG GAATTGGAGGGGGCGTGAAGCCTCAGAAGCCAG GACCCATCGCTGGGaatgggctgggggctggggcctTCCCCGGAGCTGGAGCCCAGCCAG CATTGTCTGGATTTCCTGTGTCCCCCCTCACAGGTCTTGCAGCTCCAAATGGCTTTGGACCAG GCTTTGGAGGGGGCGGGAAACCCCAGAAGCCAG GATTCGGGACCAGGGACGGCACCCAGCCAG GCCTTGGAGCAGGAGGGCTGAAACTTCAGAAGCCAG gCCCCCCGGCTCAGAATGGCTACGGAGCAG GCTTTGGAGGGGGTGTGAACACTCAGAAGCCAG GATTTGGGAACGGGAATGGCCTGGGAGCTCAGCCAG GCCCAGCAATACCGCAGGGATATGGAGCAG GATATGGTAACGGGAACGGACTGGGAGCCAGGCCAG GCCCTGCGGCTGACAACGGCTATGGAGCAG GCCTGGCGGCCGGCATGAAGCCGCAGAAGCCAG GACCTGCAGCTCCCGTCGGCTATGGCCCAG GAGTTGCTGAGGCCATGAAGCCTCAGAAGCCAG TTTACAGGAatgggctgggagctggagcctTCCCAGGCCAAGGGGCCCAGCCAG GCCTGGGAGGGAGCGTGAGCCCTCTGAAGCCAG GATACTTGCCGCTGGGGAACGGGCCGCAGCTCCTCCCAG GTCTCGGAGTGGGTCTGAAACCTCAGAAGCCAG GATATGGCAACGGCAATGGGCTGGGGGCCCAGCCAG TGCCTACTCCGGCCCTCCAGTGGGGACCGAAACCTCAGGAAGCAG GGTACCAGCTTCAAAATGGCTACGGACCAGGAGCAGGACTGG GCTTTGGTGGGGGCCTCAGGCCCCAGAAAGTCG GCTTGGGCTATGGCAACAGCAACGGTGGTCTGGGAGCTGGGGTCTTCCCTGAGGCCCACCCACAGCCAG GGTTCCCGGGGGCCGATGGCTTTCTGAACG gtcagGCTGGGGGCCTGAGGGGCTTTCCCTGGCCCTCCCTCGGGCCCTGGGGGGCTGCCTTGAAGCCTAGATACGGGGCTGGAGGCACATACCCAGAGGTCGGGAGTCAACCAG ggCCCTATGGGCAGCTGAGGCCagagctgggccctgggccctTGG GAGGCCCTGAGGTGAAGAGAGGCAGCAATGGCCCGCTGGGAAATGGCTTTGGAG GCCGCTGA
- the LOC122433422 gene encoding fibroin heavy chain-like isoform X10, with product MSAWAFPAALLLLGLTSESLQGGVPPSSLGLGKGYGPPSGLGAGFGNGRGLGAQPGPPAQNGYGTGIGGGAKPRKPGVSPGFRNGNGLGVGTLPGAAAQPGFGRGPKLQQLGYGNALGAGAFPGLGAQPGFGGRNGIGVGAFPGAGIGGGVKPQKPGPIAGNGLGAGAFPGAGAQPALSGFPVSPLTGLAAPNGFGPGFGGGGKPQKPGFGTRDGTQPGLGAGGLKLQKPGPPAQNGYGAGFGGGVNTQKPGFGNGNGLGAQPGPAIPQGYGAGYGNGNGLGARPGPAADNGYGAGLAAGMKPQKPGFGNGNGLGVQPGPAAPVGYGPGVAEAMKPQKPVYRNGLGAGAFPGQGAQPGLGGSVSPLKPGYLPLGNGPQLLPGLGVGLKPQKPGYGNGNGLGAQPVPTPALQWGPKPQEAGYQLQNGYGPGAGLGFGGGLRPQKVGLGYGNSNGGLGAGVFPEAHPQPGFPGADGFLNGQAGGLRGFPWPSLGPWGAALKPRYGAGGTYPEVGSQPGPYGQLRPELGPGPLGGPEVKRGSNGPLGNGFGGR from the exons ATGAGCGCTTGGGCCTTCCCTGCAGCCCTTCTCCTGCTCGGCCTGACCTCTGAAAGCCTGCAAGGCG GGGTCCCTCCATCGTCTCTGGGCCTGGGGAAAG GCTACGGCCCCCCCAGTGGTCTAGGAGCAG GTTTCGGGAATGGGCGTGGGCTGGGAGCCCAGCCAG GCCCTCCAGCTCAGAATGGCTACGGAACAG GCATTGGAGGGGGCGCGAAGCCCCGGAAGCCGG GTGTCTCTCCAGGGTTTAGGAACGGGAACGGGCTGGGAGTCGGGACCCTCCCGGGTGCTGCTGCCCAGCCAG gcttTGGAAGGGGGCCGAAACTCCAGCAGCTAG GATACGGAAATGCGCTGGGAGCTGGTGCCTTCCCGGGGCTGGGAGCCCAGCCAG GATTCGGGGGTCGAAATGGTATCGGTGTTGGGGCTTTTCCCGGAGCAG GAATTGGAGGGGGCGTGAAGCCTCAGAAGCCAG GACCCATCGCTGGGaatgggctgggggctggggcctTCCCCGGAGCTGGAGCCCAGCCAG CATTGTCTGGATTTCCTGTGTCCCCCCTCACAGGTCTTGCAGCTCCAAATGGCTTTGGACCAG GCTTTGGAGGGGGCGGGAAACCCCAGAAGCCAG GATTCGGGACCAGGGACGGCACCCAGCCAG GCCTTGGAGCAGGAGGGCTGAAACTTCAGAAGCCAG gCCCCCCGGCTCAGAATGGCTACGGAGCAG GCTTTGGAGGGGGTGTGAACACTCAGAAGCCAG GATTTGGGAACGGGAATGGCCTGGGAGCTCAGCCAG GCCCAGCAATACCGCAGGGATATGGAGCAG GATATGGTAACGGGAACGGACTGGGAGCCAGGCCAG GCCCTGCGGCTGACAACGGCTATGGAGCAG GCCTGGCGGCCGGCATGAAGCCGCAGAAGCCAG gattTGGGAACGGCAACGGACTGGGCGTCCAGCCGG GACCTGCAGCTCCCGTCGGCTATGGCCCAG GAGTTGCTGAGGCCATGAAGCCTCAGAAGCCAG TTTACAGGAatgggctgggagctggagcctTCCCAGGCCAAGGGGCCCAGCCAG GCCTGGGAGGGAGCGTGAGCCCTCTGAAGCCAG GATACTTGCCGCTGGGGAACGGGCCGCAGCTCCTCCCAG GTCTCGGAGTGGGTCTGAAACCTCAGAAGCCAG GATATGGCAACGGCAATGGGCTGGGGGCCCAGCCAG TGCCTACTCCGGCCCTCCAGTGGGGACCGAAACCTCAGGAAGCAG GGTACCAGCTTCAAAATGGCTACGGACCAGGAGCAGGACTGG GCTTTGGTGGGGGCCTCAGGCCCCAGAAAGTCG GCTTGGGCTATGGCAACAGCAACGGTGGTCTGGGAGCTGGGGTCTTCCCTGAGGCCCACCCACAGCCAG GGTTCCCGGGGGCCGATGGCTTTCTGAACG gtcagGCTGGGGGCCTGAGGGGCTTTCCCTGGCCCTCCCTCGGGCCCTGGGGGGCTGCCTTGAAGCCTAGATACGGGGCTGGAGGCACATACCCAGAGGTCGGGAGTCAACCAG ggCCCTATGGGCAGCTGAGGCCagagctgggccctgggccctTGG GAGGCCCTGAGGTGAAGAGAGGCAGCAATGGCCCGCTGGGAAATGGCTTTGGAG GCCGCTGA
- the LOC122433422 gene encoding glycine-rich cell wall structural protein 1-like isoform X30 — MSAWAFPAALLLLGLTSESLQGGVPPSSLGLGKGYGPPSGLGAGFGNGRGLGAQPGPPAQNGYGTGIGGGAKPRKPGVSPGFRNGNGLGVGTLPGAAAQPGFGRGPKLQQLGYGNALGAGAFPGLGAQPGFGGRNGIGVGAFPGAGIGGGVKPQKPGPIAGNGLGAGAFPGAGAQPALSGFPVSPLTGLAAPNGFGPGFGGGGKPQKPGFGTRDGTQPGLGAGGLKLQKPGPPAQNGYGAGFGGGVNTQKPGFGNGNGLGAQPGPAIPQGYGAGYGNGNGLGARPGPAADNGYGAGRGALPREAAAARGPALTLCFSPGLAAGMKPQKPGFGNGNGLGVQPGPAAPVGYGPGVAEAMKPQKPVYRNGLGAGAFPGQGAQPVPTPALQWGPKPQEAGYQLQNGYGPGAGLGFGGGLRPQKVGLGYGNSNGGLGAGVFPEAHPQPGFPGADGFLNGQAGGLRGFPWPSLGPWGAALKPRYGAGGTYPEVGSQPGPYGQLRPELGPGPLGGPEVKRGSNGPLGNGFGGR, encoded by the exons ATGAGCGCTTGGGCCTTCCCTGCAGCCCTTCTCCTGCTCGGCCTGACCTCTGAAAGCCTGCAAGGCG GGGTCCCTCCATCGTCTCTGGGCCTGGGGAAAG GCTACGGCCCCCCCAGTGGTCTAGGAGCAG GTTTCGGGAATGGGCGTGGGCTGGGAGCCCAGCCAG GCCCTCCAGCTCAGAATGGCTACGGAACAG GCATTGGAGGGGGCGCGAAGCCCCGGAAGCCGG GTGTCTCTCCAGGGTTTAGGAACGGGAACGGGCTGGGAGTCGGGACCCTCCCGGGTGCTGCTGCCCAGCCAG gcttTGGAAGGGGGCCGAAACTCCAGCAGCTAG GATACGGAAATGCGCTGGGAGCTGGTGCCTTCCCGGGGCTGGGAGCCCAGCCAG GATTCGGGGGTCGAAATGGTATCGGTGTTGGGGCTTTTCCCGGAGCAG GAATTGGAGGGGGCGTGAAGCCTCAGAAGCCAG GACCCATCGCTGGGaatgggctgggggctggggcctTCCCCGGAGCTGGAGCCCAGCCAG CATTGTCTGGATTTCCTGTGTCCCCCCTCACAGGTCTTGCAGCTCCAAATGGCTTTGGACCAG GCTTTGGAGGGGGCGGGAAACCCCAGAAGCCAG GATTCGGGACCAGGGACGGCACCCAGCCAG GCCTTGGAGCAGGAGGGCTGAAACTTCAGAAGCCAG gCCCCCCGGCTCAGAATGGCTACGGAGCAG GCTTTGGAGGGGGTGTGAACACTCAGAAGCCAG GATTTGGGAACGGGAATGGCCTGGGAGCTCAGCCAG GCCCAGCAATACCGCAGGGATATGGAGCAG GATATGGTAACGGGAACGGACTGGGAGCCAGGCCAG GCCCTGCGGCTGACAACGGCTATGGAGCAGGTAGGGGGGCCCTGCCCAGGGAGGCCGCGGCGGCCCGGGGGCCCGCACTCACTCTGTGTTTCTCACCAGGCCTGGCGGCCGGCATGAAGCCGCAGAAGCCAG gattTGGGAACGGCAACGGACTGGGCGTCCAGCCGG GACCTGCAGCTCCCGTCGGCTATGGCCCAG GAGTTGCTGAGGCCATGAAGCCTCAGAAGCCAG TTTACAGGAatgggctgggagctggagcctTCCCAGGCCAAGGGGCCCAGCCAG TGCCTACTCCGGCCCTCCAGTGGGGACCGAAACCTCAGGAAGCAG GGTACCAGCTTCAAAATGGCTACGGACCAGGAGCAGGACTGG GCTTTGGTGGGGGCCTCAGGCCCCAGAAAGTCG GCTTGGGCTATGGCAACAGCAACGGTGGTCTGGGAGCTGGGGTCTTCCCTGAGGCCCACCCACAGCCAG GGTTCCCGGGGGCCGATGGCTTTCTGAACG gtcagGCTGGGGGCCTGAGGGGCTTTCCCTGGCCCTCCCTCGGGCCCTGGGGGGCTGCCTTGAAGCCTAGATACGGGGCTGGAGGCACATACCCAGAGGTCGGGAGTCAACCAG ggCCCTATGGGCAGCTGAGGCCagagctgggccctgggccctTGG GAGGCCCTGAGGTGAAGAGAGGCAGCAATGGCCCGCTGGGAAATGGCTTTGGAG GCCGCTGA